TTGCAAGAGGAGGGCCCGTCCACATTGTGGATGGGCCTTTTTTTGTTTGGGTACCATGATTTGAGAAAACATACTTAACATAATATAAATTATAAGACAAATAGTGGTGTTATTTATCAAGGTACTTTATCTAGTGGAAAGCTTACGACTCAGATGATTTAAGGCGTCTATTCGATGTTAACCATACTGTAGATTAAGTAAACTGTGAACCAGCTTTAAGAAATTGTTGAGTAAGTATTTTAGCAAGGCGAGTTTTGGTATTGTCATGCAAACGAGTTTTTGTAAGCTATATGTTTGCTACCCTTTTTTTATGGCGGAGTTTTTAACGTTTGAGTTGTTAAGTCCAATATTATATGTTTGGTGAATAAATGTTTGGTGAATAAAAGCTGCTTCTTATAAAGATGTTTGATGTCTAGTTATTGGTGTCCATCTCAAAAATACGCTTCATTATTAGTTGCTATTAATTATTAATTGCTATTATATGATTACATCACTGGGCAATAATCTTGGGCTATGCTAAAACCTTGTATGTCTTGCAAGATTTCTTTTCAGATGATACAAAAAAGTACAAATCGTTAGAATTTTTTATACTTTTGTATACTGTTATGGAAAGTAATGGTTTTAGCGTTTTATGCTCCTACCCTATTATTGGACATTGAGCAATGCATTTTGAAAACTCAAGCTTTATTACTAAAGAAACTTAAAAACTATAGTTGCTTAAGTTTAGAAATGAAACTTAAACATATCAGTACAAAACCAAGTATTTACCTAGTGCCTTATAATTCCCTCCAATTGCTGACAGAGCCACATACATAAATACCACACATAGAGTATAATAAAGTATAAAATAGCCCCACATTTAAAACTTTTTTATACTTTTGAAATTTAACCCTATCCTAATCTCAACCTTAACGTTATACTTGCAAACCCTAACAAGACCCAAGACGAATACTGATGCCAAAACTTATAGACTACCCAAGAACTACATATGCTGGGGCCTGGGAACTAGCGGAGGTAACGGACGATACTGGCGGAAAATGTGCTATCGAAACTGCAGCACGTAAGCTAAACCGTAAAGTAAGTGGCTCATTCAAAGCAATAATCGGCTCAGCAGTGAAGTTTGGGCTGTTGACAAGCAAACGGGACTTGCTTACTACAACAACGCTATTTAAGCGAATTAAGCATGCTTACGATAAACAGGAAGAACTCCTTTTTCACCGGGAGGCATTCCTAACACCGCCACTGTTCACTCAATTGTGCAGGAAATTTCGCTCCAGGGAGCTTCCTATTCAAATGCTTGACGTAATGCTCATCCGCGAGTTTGGCGTCGAAGAAATCAATGCTCAAGGAGTTGCAAAGGCCTTCGTTGAAGGCTGTAGAATGGTGGGCCTACTGGATGAGCGGAATATGATTGCTGATATAGACGCACTTGCAGCCCAACAGGCTCCACGACGTGAGCTAGCCAGCCCTCAACCAATCGCCAATACCTTCAGGGGCGAGCACCATCCCCAAAACGAAAGCTTTGCTTCCCCGCAACCTGAAACGGGAGAAAATTATTATGCCCAGGGTGAGCCTTTTTTTGATGACGAATTCGAGTCTGTAAAGCCCTTAGCAGATATAACACCAACGGTCCGACCAGCAGTTACTGCCGCCCAAAAACCTGGAGGCCCAGATGCTATTGCCAATTTATTTGGTTTTGCTGGTACTTCTCACCCGGCACGCCCCACGGAGTCGTTACCAGCGGCAACCACCCGAGCAGCGTCTGAGGACATGAGCATGCCCATAATGCAGCCGCCAGTTCAACTAGCACCGAATCGAGTGGCGCCAATCCCTGTGCAAAGTGCTCAAGGAGCCAGTAGTGGTTACCAAATTCAGGTCAGCGGCCCTGGCGTCAACACGACGCTATCAATCAGTGAGGAAGAAGATATTACCATTGCCATCGCACTTCTGGAGAAAATCAGAAGACAATTGAAGACTTGATAACGTCAGTACAGAGGTTTAACAAAACGGCGGATACAAACTCTATAAACAGAGTATGTATCCGCCGTTTTGTTTTCGTCTTGATTGCTTAACCTTCGGTAAGGTGGCGGGTGTTTGGCAAACGATGCCTTTCCTGTAACACACTAATGACTTCCGCCATCGGCACACCCGAAGCAACTAGCAACACCAATAAGTGATACAGTAAATCTGCCACTTCGCCAGGAAGAGTTTCACGGCTGCCGCCTACAGCATCAATAACCGTTTCTACAGCCTCCTCTCCTACTTTTTGCGCGATTTTAGCAATTCCCTTGTTAAAAAGTGACACCGTATAAGAAGTGGGTGCACGCTCAGGAAACTCACGGCGTTCCACAATTAGCCGTTCCAGGCCTGCTAGAAAGCCAATGGGAGCTGCTGGCGCCAGCGTTTGCTCAGGCTGCTCAAAGCAGCTCACCGTGCCTCTGTGGCAGGTCGGGCCGGCGGGGATAGCCCGAATAAGCACCGTATCAGCGTCGCAGTCGACGTGCAGGCTGACAACGGTAAGGAAGTTGCCACTGCTTTCCCCTTTAACCCACAAACGGTTTTTTGAACGGGAGAAAAAAGTTACCCGCCCGTCCTGCTGCGTTCTAGCCCAAGCTTCCTCGTTCATATAACCGAGCATAAGCACCTGGCCGGTATCAGCATCCTGCACAATGGCGGGCAACAAACCAGTAGCGGGGTCAAATCGCAAGGTTGCGGGGTGAGAAAATGCAGCACTCATGAGGTAAAGTAAAAAGAGGCGAGAAGGCGGAATTTAGCTCAACGGAAACCACCACTAATGCACAAATGTGAAGACTAAAGCCGAACCAGAATGCCTGCGCTGTGGAGATAATGCTTCAGCGCAGGCAAGGCGGTTTCGTTAAAATGGAAAATGCTAGCGGCCAGAGCCGCGTCGGCACCGCCCGCATTGAAAACATCGGTGAAATCGGATGGCTGACCAGCTCCACCGGAGGCAATAACCGGGACGGGCACGGCATTACTAACCGCCCGGGTCAGGTCGAGTGCATACCCGGATTTCGTACCATCGTGGCTCATGGAAGTGAGCAACAGTTCGCCGGCACCCAAATCTGCGGCTTCGCGGCACCACGCCACGGCTTCGCGGCCAGTGGCCACCGTACCGGCGCGTGTCATTACCTGCCACTCTCCGTTCACCAACCGGGCATCCACCGCCACTACCACACACTGGGAGCCAAACCGACGGGCCAGGTCCGCAATAAATTCCGGCCGGGCCAAGGCCGCCGAATTGATGGAAACCTTATCGGCACCGCTCAGCAGCAAGGCTTCTACATCGCCGACGCTGCCTATTCCACCTCCTACGGTGAATGGGATATCGAGCACCCGTGCCACGTCGCGAACCAGCTCCGTAAGCGGCTTACGGCGTTGGTTCGTGGCCGTGATATCAAGGAACACCAGCTCATCGGCCCCCTCACGGGCGTACCGGGCAGCCAATGCCACCGGGTCGCCGGCATCGCGCAGTCCCTCAAACTGGATGCCCTTTACGGTGCGGCCATCACGGACATCGAGGCAAGGGATAAGTCTTTTCTTGACCACGGATTTAAGGTTTAATGAGAATGAATTGCGTGGCCGAAAAATTGAGCTGACGGCCGTTACGGGTGATGCTATAAGAACGGCTGCAAATCCGGTAAGGAAATGGTCCCTTCGTACAAGGCCTTGCCGATAATGGCTCCGTGCATGCCGGCCTCACTAAGGGCTTCTAAATCGGGAACGGTGGTTACACCGCCACTGGCAATGAAGCGCGCATCCGGATACTGCTGCACCAATGTCTTATAAGTAGCCAACGATGGCCCTTGCAGCAGGCCGTCTTTGCTGACATCGGTGCAAATGAACGTGCTGCCCCCCGCCGCCAGGTACGACTCAATGAAGGCTGCCAAGGTCCAGGGGCTTTGATCAGCCCAGGCGTTTATCATAATATGCTCGCCCTTAAAATCAGCGCCCAGAAAGATTTTATCCGCTCCATAAAGTTCCAGCCAACCTTCTACTGCGGCCTGCTCGCGCACAGCCAAGCTGCCGGCAGTGATATGAGAAGCTCCAGCATCAAAAACCTGAGTAAGGGATGCGTGGGTCTGAATTCCGCCGCCAGCGTCTATATCCAAAGACGTATGCCGGGCAATGGCCTCCAGCACGGCAAGGTTTACGGGATGACCAGCACGGGCGCCGTCCAGGTCTACCAGATGCAGCCGGCGCACACCAGCATCAGCGAAACGCTGGGCCACGGCCACAGGGTCGGAATCGTAGGTGGTTTGGCGGGCAAAGTCTCCGGCGCTGAGGCGGACGCACTGACCGTTTAGCAGGTCGATGGCGGGAATAATTTCCACGGGATACTATTGTGAATTGAGCTGAAGGGATGAAACTATAGGTCCAGGAAGTTGGCCAGGATGCGGGTACCGACGGCGCCGCTCTTTTCGGTGTGAAACTGCACTCCGTGAAAGTTGCCGTGTTGTACCGCCGCGCTAAAAGGTGCGGGATGCGCCGATTGAGCCGTGGTATACGCCCCAACCGGGGCGTAATAACTGTGCACAAAGTAAACGTGGTCGGCATCGGTGAGGCCCGCAAAAAGCGGCCCCTGCAAAGCCTGGAGATTATTCCAGCCCATGTGGGGCACTTTATGCGTGGCATCCGACACGAAGCGTTGCACCGTGAAGGGCAACAGACCCAGCATGGGCGTGTCGTTTTCTTCGCTGTGCTGGCCCAGTAGCTGCATGCCTAAGCAAATACCTAAAAAGGGCTGTGTGAGAGTAGGCAGCACTTTATCGAGCCCAGCGGCCCGCAGGGCTTCCATCGCGGAAGAGGCCTCGCCTTCGCCCGGGAAAAGCACTTTATCGGCCTTTCGCAAAACCTCAGGGTCGGAAGTGAGCGTGGGCTGGGCTCCCAGACGCTCCAATGCAAACAGCACGGACTGCACGTTTCCTCCCTTGTAATCTACAACTGCAATTTCCATGAATCTGTTTTTTAATCCATTTGTGCAATAAGTAGAGAAAGTCATTATTACACATATGTACAAAGCATATTGTAATCTACAGTATGCCCTTGGTGCTGGGAATTGCGGCCGACTCGTCCCGCTGTAAAGCCATTTTTATCGCCTTGGCAACGGCTTTGAAAATGGCTTCAATCTTGTGATGCTCGTTGTCGCCAGTGCAGGAGATGTTCAGCGTAGCCCGGGAATTGTCGGTAAAGGACTTGAAGAAGTGGAAGAACAGCTCCGTGGGCAGATCGCCCACCCGCTCGCGGCGGAATTCAGCATTCCAGACAAGCCAGGGCCGGCCCGAGAAGTCAATGGCTGCTTGAGCTAGCGCCTCATCCATGGGCAGCAGAAAGCCGTAGCGGGCCAGGCCTCGCTTGTCGCCAAGGGCCTGGGAGAAGGCCGTGCCTAATGCCAGTGCCGTGTCTTCCACGGTGTGGTGCTCATCGATGTGCAAGTCACCCTTTACATTTATGGACAAGTCAACTCCGCTGTGCCGGCCCAACTGTTCCAGCATGTGGTCGAAAAAGCCCAAGCCGGTGTGTATGCTTGTTTGCCCGGTCCCGTCCAAGTTCAGCCGAACGGAGATTTGGGTTTCGTTGGTGTTGCGGTCAATGACTGCGATGCGGGCCGGATACCGCAGAAAATGGTAGATAGCATCCCAGCTAGTGGTGGTGAGGGCGGCGCGCTCGTCGGGCTCCTCTCCTATTAGTATGGCTTGGCTGCCGAGATTAGCGGCAAGCTCCACGTCGGTAAGACGGTCGCCAATGACATAGGAGTTGGCCAGGTCGTATTCGTTGGCCGGGTCCAGGTAGCGGCCCATCAGTCCGGTTCCGGGCTTGCGGGTAGGCAGGCCTTCGTGCGGGAAGCTCCGGTCAATGAGTTCGGCAGCGAAATGAATGCCTTCTCCGGCCAGTATTTCCTGCATGAGCCGGTGGGCGGGCCAAAAGGTGTCTTCCGGAAAACTGTCCGTGCCCAAGCCATCCTGATTCGTGACGAGCACCAGCTCATACTCGGG
This region of Hymenobacter sedentarius genomic DNA includes:
- the hisF gene encoding imidazole glycerol phosphate synthase subunit HisF produces the protein MVKKRLIPCLDVRDGRTVKGIQFEGLRDAGDPVALAARYAREGADELVFLDITATNQRRKPLTELVRDVARVLDIPFTVGGGIGSVGDVEALLLSGADKVSINSAALARPEFIADLARRFGSQCVVVAVDARLVNGEWQVMTRAGTVATGREAVAWCREAADLGAGELLLTSMSHDGTKSGYALDLTRAVSNAVPVPVIASGGAGQPSDFTDVFNAGGADAALAASIFHFNETALPALKHYLHSAGILVRL
- the hisH gene encoding imidazole glycerol phosphate synthase subunit HisH, whose translation is MEIAVVDYKGGNVQSVLFALERLGAQPTLTSDPEVLRKADKVLFPGEGEASSAMEALRAAGLDKVLPTLTQPFLGICLGMQLLGQHSEENDTPMLGLLPFTVQRFVSDATHKVPHMGWNNLQALQGPLFAGLTDADHVYFVHSYYAPVGAYTTAQSAHPAPFSAAVQHGNFHGVQFHTEKSGAVGTRILANFLDL
- the hisIE gene encoding bifunctional phosphoribosyl-AMP cyclohydrolase/phosphoribosyl-ATP diphosphatase HisIE; this encodes MSAAFSHPATLRFDPATGLLPAIVQDADTGQVLMLGYMNEEAWARTQQDGRVTFFSRSKNRLWVKGESSGNFLTVVSLHVDCDADTVLIRAIPAGPTCHRGTVSCFEQPEQTLAPAAPIGFLAGLERLIVERREFPERAPTSYTVSLFNKGIAKIAQKVGEEAVETVIDAVGGSRETLPGEVADLLYHLLVLLVASGVPMAEVISVLQERHRLPNTRHLTEG
- the hisB gene encoding bifunctional histidinol-phosphatase/imidazoleglycerol-phosphate dehydratase HisB produces the protein MKKALFIDRDGTILVEPQPSQQVDSLEKFAFLPGCISALARIARDLPEYELVLVTNQDGLGTDSFPEDTFWPAHRLMQEILAGEGIHFAAELIDRSFPHEGLPTRKPGTGLMGRYLDPANEYDLANSYVIGDRLTDVELAANLGSQAILIGEEPDERAALTTTSWDAIYHFLRYPARIAVIDRNTNETQISVRLNLDGTGQTSIHTGLGFFDHMLEQLGRHSGVDLSINVKGDLHIDEHHTVEDTALALGTAFSQALGDKRGLARYGFLLPMDEALAQAAIDFSGRPWLVWNAEFRRERVGDLPTELFFHFFKSFTDNSRATLNISCTGDNEHHKIEAIFKAVAKAIKMALQRDESAAIPSTKGIL
- a CDS encoding HisA/HisF-related TIM barrel protein — translated: MEIIPAIDLLNGQCVRLSAGDFARQTTYDSDPVAVAQRFADAGVRRLHLVDLDGARAGHPVNLAVLEAIARHTSLDIDAGGGIQTHASLTQVFDAGASHITAGSLAVREQAAVEGWLELYGADKIFLGADFKGEHIMINAWADQSPWTLAAFIESYLAAGGSTFICTDVSKDGLLQGPSLATYKTLVQQYPDARFIASGGVTTVPDLEALSEAGMHGAIIGKALYEGTISLPDLQPFL